Within the Corynebacterium tuberculostearicum genome, the region GTGCTCTGCTGTGCAACGAGAATTTACTATACCCACGGTCCGGAAAACTAACAAATCGCCTGTTCACCCGCCGTTCACCTGACGGAAACGGAGGCAATTAGGAAGCGATGAGGGCGGCAACTTCGGCGTCGGAAAGCAAGGCACCCTGAAGCGCCCTGAGGGTGGACCGGTGATCGAAGTCGATACCGATAAGGACAATTTCGGTACCGGGCGTCACATCATTTGCAGCCCAGAGCGAAGCGGGCAGGATTTGAAGGTTAGGCCCAGCCTGCTGCCAAGCGTGGGCGAGTTGAAGATCGGTATCGAGCCAGCAATACCCCTTAGAGCGCACCAGGCCGGTACTGGCACGAAGGGCGGCGAGCAGACGGTCGCGGTTAAAGGGGCGGTCGGCGCGGAAAACGACGGAGGAAATGCCATATTCCTCGGTTTCGGGCGTGTGCGGCTTAGCCAGCTCCTCGGCGTAGCCATGGTAAGTCGCGGCAGTGGCGGCGTCGTACAGGTGGGCATCAAGGACCAGCCGTGGGTCAATGGCACCATCGGTGACCATTACGACTCGAGCACGGGGGTTCATAGCGCGAACGGTCGCGATGACACGTTCGGTTTCGGCAGCATCAACCAGATCGGTCTTGGTAACAAGGATGAGGTCAGCAAACTCGACTTGGTCCACGAGTAGGTCCGCCACGGTGCGATCATCGCTGGGTGTGGCCTCAATATTCTCGGACGCGAGGCTCTTGCCGCGACGCAGGTAATCAAGAAAGGTGGAAGCATCCACGAGAGAGACCATGGTGTCAATAGGGGCGACGTCGGCAAGCGTGGTGCCGTCCGCAAACTCCCATTCAAAGGTGGCGGCCACGGGCATAGGCTCGGAAATACCAGTGGACTCGATGACGATCTGATCGAAGCGGCCGGAGCGGGCCAGCTTACCTACGGATTCGATGAGATCTTCGCGCAGGGTGCAGCAGATACAGCCATTGGATAGCTCGACAAAGCGGTCCTCGCCGCGCTCGAGGTGCCCTTCGCCAGCAACGAGGGCGGCATCGATATTTACCTCGGAGAAGTCGTTGACGATGACGGCAAGCTTGCGCCCTTCGCGGTTGGCAAGCAGGTGGTTCAAGAGCGTGGTTTTTCCGCTGCCCAAAAATCCGGACAGTACAGTAACGGGTGTAGCCATTCCCTAATGGTAACGTTTTTCATTAGGGAATGGCTACGAAGCTCCTAATCTTAAATGGACAGGCCGAAGATTGGCACTGCCAGCAAGTACACCGTCAGCGTGATGAGGAAGATGCCGATGATATTGAGGCCAAGGCCACCCTTGATCATCTCGCCAATCTTG harbors:
- a CDS encoding GTP-binding protein translates to MATPVTVLSGFLGSGKTTLLNHLLANREGRKLAVIVNDFSEVNIDAALVAGEGHLERGEDRFVELSNGCICCTLREDLIESVGKLARSGRFDQIVIESTGISEPMPVAATFEWEFADGTTLADVAPIDTMVSLVDASTFLDYLRRGKSLASENIEATPSDDRTVADLLVDQVEFADLILVTKTDLVDAAETERVIATVRAMNPRARVVMVTDGAIDPRLVLDAHLYDAATAATYHGYAEELAKPHTPETEEYGISSVVFRADRPFNRDRLLAALRASTGLVRSKGYCWLDTDLQLAHAWQQAGPNLQILPASLWAANDVTPGTEIVLIGIDFDHRSTLRALQGALLSDAEVAALIAS